A segment of the Dama dama isolate Ldn47 unplaced genomic scaffold, ASM3311817v1 ptg000126l, whole genome shotgun sequence genome:
catgaaacggtctgaaaaatagaaggaacatgaaacggtgttgaaaaacatgaagagcctgtaaaggtgtgaaaaatatgaagagcttcaaaaggtgtgaaaattatgaggagcatgaaacggtctgaaaaattggaggataatgaagcggtgtcaaaaacaggaagagcctgcttCCCAGCCAGGCTGAAAGGGCTCGGGAAGCTAGCTGGCCTTGTTGGCCCTTAAATCGCATACTGAATGGCCTGGCCCCAGCTACCCTCGCCGAGCCGCGCAAAGAAGGATGCTCCTGGCTCTCGTCGGCCTCCCaggtttgctttctttcttttcccgaAGGTGGGCCCTTAGGTTCACCGTCCGGAGCCTGCGGCCGCCGGGAAAACCAAACCCCGAGTGTCCGGAGAGTAACCGGAAGTGCCCTCCCAGGCGGAGGGGCGGCGCCGGCTGCAGCCGGGGAGAGGGAAGAATTGAGTATTGTTAGTAACTATGGACTGGAGACCTTTTGGAGCCAAAAGGAAGACAGTCTTGAGTCTTTCTTGTTATGGGTTGTAAATACCACATAAAGAATAAGTGCATGTGATGCTGGAAACTTGTAGAGAGGAACTACTCATGACTGAAAGGCCTAAAACAGATGTATCTTTCAAGTTCTTATCGAGAAAATGACTATGAAGAAAAtgatgggtcaggaagaccagTGGAAAACTCCCTAGGAGAGAGCCATAGAAAATGTACActtcagaagagagagagaatcagagaactcaaaaaaggaaaatatatcatgTATGCCCTCAGAAGGgtaaaaagatttttattcatGTGCATGAGATTACTCAAATAGATGATCAGATATACCAGTGCCTTGAACGTGAGCAAAACTTTTGTGAAAACTTAGCTCTTATTATGTGTGAGAGAACCCACACTGGGGAGAAACCTTATAGATGTGATATGTGTGAGAAAACCTTCATCCAAAGCTCAGATCTTATTTCACATCAGAGGATCCACAGTTatgagaaaccttataaatgtagcAAATGTGAGAAGAGCTTTTGGCACCACTTAGCCCTTTCAGGACACCAGAGAACACATGCAGGTAAAAAATTCTATACATGTGATATCTGTGGCAAGAATTTTGGTCAGAGCTCTGATCTGCTTGTCCACCAGCGAAGCCATACAGGCGAGAAACCGTATCTGTGTAGTGAGTGTGATAAATGCTTCAGCCGAAGTACAAACCTCATAAGGCACCGAAGAACTCACACAGGTGAGAAACCATTTAAGTGTCTggagtgtgaaaaagcttttagtgGGAAATCCGATCTTATTAGCCACCAGAGAACTCATACTGGTGAAAGACCCTACAAATGTAGTAAGTGTGAGAAAAGTTACCGACACCGGTCAGCCTTCATTGTTCATAAAAGAGTACATACTGGGGAGAAGCCCTATAAGTGTGGTGCCTGTGAGAAATGCTTTGGCCAGAAATCAGACCTTATTGTACACCAGAGAGTCCACACAGGTGAGAAGCCGTATAAATGCTTGGAATGTATGAGAAGTTTTACCCGGAGTGCCAACCTCATCAGGCACCAGGCAACTCACACTCACACTTTTAAATGCCTTGAATATGAGAAGAGCTTCAGCTGTAGTTCAGACCTTATTGTACATCAAAGAATTCACATGGAAGAGAAACCGCATCAGTGGTCTGCATGTGAAAGTGGCTTCCTCCTAGGCATGGACTTCGTTGCCCAACAGAAAATGAGAACTCAGACAGAGGAGCTGCATTATAAATACAGTGTCTGTGATAAAAGCTTTCACCAGAGCTCAGCCCTTTTTCAACATCAGACAATCCACATCGGTGAAAAACCATATATCTGTAATGTGGCTGAGAAAGATCTTGAGCTCAGCCCTCCCCATGTATCAGAAGCCTCACAGATGTCTTGACCAGACAAGAAGTTATTAtaccataaacaaacaaacaaaaaaaggtgtATTTACAATGTAAGAGAACTCATTTAAGATGGAGAACTCAAAGCAAATCTCAGATTTTCCTCAGAGCTCAGACTTTATTGGGGACCAGAAAATCTGCAGTTATAGGAACCTGAGAAATGGTTTGACCAGAGAGCTGTCTTTACAGAACCGTATCAATAACTCCagtgagaaaccttacaaatgccCTGAGTTTTTTGAAAACCTTCAGTCCAAGCTCATGTCTGATCACCCACAAGAGGATTTATACGGGTGGGAAGCTTACAAGTTTGGTGAATGTGAGAAAGCTCTCTAGCAATGCTCACCTCTCCTCATTCCAAGAGAATTCAGATCAGAGGACGATATTTTTTTAATGCCCTGTGAAACAGTGCTTCAGACAGTATGCACGCCTCATTGGACATCAGAAAGCCCCACTGGAAAGAAACCCCAGCAGTTGTGAAAAAAGCCTCTTAACATAACTGTGACTTTATTACCTATCAGAGAAGCCATACAGGTGAAAATTTGTGTATTTGCCTTGAATGTGGCAAAAGCATTAAGTGAAGAGCCTTCTTGGGTTtgcaaccccccctcccccaaaaaaagaaaatctgatgaaGGACCTTATGAATGCTCTGAATGAGAAAACTTCTGTCAATGATCAGTTCTTGTACACCAGGGAACTTGTATAAGTGAAAGACCCTATAAGTAACCCTaagtctgggggagaaaaaaaaatccttgcagGAAATCTCTACCTTATTGGGCCCCAAAGAAACTACTCTGGAGAGCATTTTGTAGACCTCTATAGAGGTCTAACTGTGAACTGTGTACATTTAACAGGTATGAGAAGAACTGTTCTCATAGTTAGTTGACCCCTGTAGTAGAGATGACTTTTAATGGAGTCGACATGCAAACAGTTTTGTTTAGATACCCAGAAACTTGTTCTGGGAAGAGCTAGGGCAGGTCAGAGTAGGCCTGATGGGTTACTCAGGTAAAGATGCTTTTCTTTTATCTGAACCACTGAATGATTGCtttactttcagtttttaaaatttggaactcTAATAAAAGAAAGGactgtaattgaaaaaaaaaaaaaaaaaaaaacaggaagagcctgaaaaggtgtgaaaaatatgaggagcatgaaatggtctgaaaaataggaggagcatgaaacggtgttgaaaaacatgaagaacaggaaaaggagtgaaaaatatgatgggcttcaaaaggtgtgaaaaatatgaggaacatgaagctgtgtacaaaaacatgaagagcctgaaaaggagtgaaaaatatgaagaatttcaaaaggtgtgaaaaatatgaggagcatgaaacggtctgaaaattaggaggaacatgaagcggtgttgaaaagcctgtagagcctgaaaaggtgtgaaaaatatgtagtgcttcaaaaggtgtcaaatttacaagtagcatgaaacggtgtttaaaacttgaagagcctgaaaaggtgtgaagaatatgaagagcttaaaaggggtgaaaaatatgaggagcatgaaacggtctgaaaaataggaggagcatgaaacggtgttgaaaacatgaagagcatgcaaaggtgtgaaaaatatgaagagtttcaaaaggtatcaaaaatatgaagagcatgaaacggtctgaaaaataggaggagcatgaaacggtgttgaaaacatgaagagcctgcaaaggtgtgaaaaatatgaagagcttcaaacggtgtcaaaattatgaggagcatgaaacggtctgaaaaataggaggagcatgaaacggtgttgaaaacatgaagagcctgaaaaggtgtgaaaaatatgaagagcttcaaaaggtgtcaaaaatatgaggatctcgaaacggtgaaattttggaggagcatgacgtggttttggaaaacatgaagagcctgcaaaggtgtgaaaaatatgaagagcttcaaaaggtgtgaaaaatatgaggagcatgatacagtctgaaatataggaggagcctgaaacggtgttcaaaaacatgaagaccctgaaaaggtgagaaaaatatgaagagcttcaaaaggtgtgaaaattatgaagagcttcaaaaggtgtcaaaaataaaaggagcatgaaacggtgaaaaataggaggagaattaaacggtgttgaaaaacatgaagagcctgaaatggtgtgaaatatatgaagagattcaaaaggtgtcaaaaatatgaggagcatgaatcaatctgaaaaataggaggaacaagaagcagtgttcaaaaacatgatgagcctgaaaaggtgtgaaaaatatgaagagtttcaaaagatgtcaaaattatgaggagcatgaaagggtgtgaaaataggaggagcttgaagcggtgttgaaaaacatgaagagcctgcaaaggtgtgaaaaatacgaagagcttcaaaaggtgtcaaaaatatgaggagcttgaaacggtctgaaaaatatgaggagcatgaaacggtgttcaaaaacatgaagagagtgaaaaggtgtgaaaaatatgaaaagcttgaaaaggtgtgaaaaatatgggagcaggaaacggtctgaaaaagaggaggaggattaagcggtgttcaaaaacatgaagagcctgaaaaggtgtgaaaaatatgaagagcttcaaaaggtgtgaaaaatatgaggagcatgaaacggtctgaaaaataggaggagcatgaagcggtgttgaaaaacatgaagagactgaaaaggtttgaaaaatatgaagagcttcaaaatgtgtgaaaaatatgaagagcttcaaaaggtgttaaaaatatgaggcgcatgaaacggtctgaaaaataggaggagcatgaagcggtgttgaaaaacatgaagagcatgaaaacgtttgaaaaatatgaagagcttcaaaaggtgtcaaatatatgaggagcatggaacggtct
Coding sequences within it:
- the LOC133053697 gene encoding zinc finger protein 322 — encoded protein: MYTSEERENQRTQKRKIYHVCPQKGKKIFIHVHEITQIDDQIYQCLEREQNFCENLALIMCERTHTGEKPYRCDMCEKTFIQSSDLISHQRIHSYEKPYKCSKCEKSFWHHLALSGHQRTHAGKKFYTCDICGKNFGQSSDLLVHQRSHTGEKPYLCSECDKCFSRSTNLIRHRRTHTGEKPFKCLECEKAFSGKSDLISHQRTHTGERPYKCSKCEKSYRHRSAFIVHKRVHTGEKPYKCGACEKCFGQKSDLIVHQRVHTGEKPYKCLECMRSFTRSANLIRHQATHTHTFKCLEYEKSFSCSSDLIVHQRIHMEEKPHQWSACESGFLLGMDFVAQQKMRTQTEELHYKYSVCDKSFHQSSALFQHQTIHIGEKPYICNVAEKDLELSPPHVSEASQMS